The following are encoded together in the Nitrospira sp. genome:
- a CDS encoding Rrf2 family transcriptional regulator yields MKVSKRVTYGVMAVVDLAINAAELPIQARAIAKRQGIPIRFLEQVLHALKNADLVESHRGAQGGYLLSRESSRISLADILEALEGPLFHRTALQLGTRDRLPAKPDLLLSEVWEQVQQAERKVLEGITVEQLAIQQRTFEAQRNPMYHI; encoded by the coding sequence ATGAAAGTATCGAAGAGGGTAACCTACGGGGTCATGGCGGTTGTGGATCTCGCGATCAATGCGGCGGAGCTCCCTATTCAGGCGAGAGCCATCGCGAAGAGGCAAGGCATTCCGATTCGTTTTCTTGAGCAGGTTCTCCATGCGCTCAAGAATGCGGATTTGGTCGAAAGCCACCGAGGGGCACAAGGTGGGTATCTTCTATCACGCGAATCGTCACGTATCTCCCTTGCGGACATACTTGAAGCGCTGGAGGGGCCGCTCTTCCATCGTACCGCCCTTCAACTGGGAACCCGCGATCGGCTTCCAGCCAAGCCCGATCTGCTTCTCAGTGAGGTTTGGGAGCAAGTGCAACAAGCAGAACGGAAAGTGCTCGAAGGCATTACGGTCGAACAGTTAGCGATTCAGCAACGGACGTTTGAAGCCCAACGAAACCCGATGTACCACATCTGA
- a CDS encoding nitrite/sulfite reductase, with protein sequence MSQVESTTIRKIVTNPIPPDIQEEIETFETEALRTLAGEISTDLFKPFRLQYGIYGQRQPGVQMVRVKIPFGGITANQLRRLAELADRYATGVGHVTTRQDIQMHFVELKDVPTIMRGLADVGLTTREACANTVRNVTACHLAGVCQGEVFDVTPYAKTVAYHLLRNPLNQSLPRKFKIAFSGCAHDCALTPIHDIGLLAVKRADGVIGFRMVAGGGLGSAPRVAQLLREFTPMEELIPSIEAVIKVFDTLGNRKNRNKARMKFVIDKLGFDEFKRRWEAAYVAMGHALPQERAVDTPPASR encoded by the coding sequence ATGAGCCAGGTCGAATCCACTACGATTCGGAAAATCGTGACCAATCCGATCCCGCCCGACATCCAGGAGGAAATCGAAACGTTTGAAACTGAGGCGCTCCGGACTTTGGCTGGGGAAATCTCGACTGATCTCTTCAAGCCGTTCCGTCTGCAGTACGGCATTTATGGTCAGCGGCAACCAGGTGTGCAGATGGTTCGTGTCAAGATTCCATTCGGCGGCATCACGGCAAATCAGCTTCGCCGCCTGGCGGAACTTGCCGATCGTTATGCGACCGGCGTCGGCCATGTCACGACAAGGCAAGACATTCAGATGCATTTTGTTGAATTAAAGGATGTGCCGACCATTATGCGGGGATTGGCGGACGTCGGCCTGACCACCAGGGAGGCATGCGCCAACACCGTTCGAAATGTGACGGCCTGCCATTTAGCGGGCGTATGCCAAGGCGAAGTGTTCGATGTCACCCCCTATGCGAAGACGGTGGCCTATCATCTCCTACGGAATCCCTTGAACCAAAGTCTGCCTCGGAAATTCAAGATCGCGTTTTCTGGCTGCGCGCACGACTGCGCGCTGACGCCGATCCATGATATCGGGCTCCTAGCCGTGAAACGGGCCGACGGCGTGATCGGATTCCGCATGGTGGCGGGTGGTGGATTGGGCTCGGCTCCACGCGTCGCACAACTTCTTCGGGAATTCACTCCGATGGAAGAACTGATCCCCAGTATCGAGGCGGTGATCAAGGTCTTCGATACCCTTGGGAACAGAAAGAATCGTAACAAGGCCCGCATGAAGTTCGTGATCGACAAGCTTGGGTTTGACGAATTCAAACGTCGGTGGGAAGCCGCCTACGTGGCGATGGGTCATGCCCTTCCACAAGAACGGGCCGTTGACACTCCTCCAGCATCAAGATGA
- a CDS encoding HEPN domain-containing protein produces the protein MPFHKNGPLTLLQHQDEPTPLIMPKRNDAAHGNGNGNGVSVVGRETPYEMWKRTNVVKQKQEGYVTAAIKLFMGDITREQMLFVADLAERYSNGNLRTTINQNIVIRWIPADQVPQLYEDLASQGLADPGAELVEDIIACPGTDTCGLGITSSKGLARALAEVFPAGRVPDDLAGVDVKISGCHNSCAQHHISTIGLHGVGKRLGEHVAPHYELHLGGSVNGTAKIGQMTVKLPAKAVPAAISHLIDVYRRDRQPNENLSKFIARMGKSKLKDELIPYTIVPSFQEDSTFYYDWEGEEEFILEDLGPGECAGGALEMIENGILEADQELYQARLLVEKHQYSVSVNKSYRAVLAAAKALLVTEGLEPSTDSETFLEFDSRIAQKGIVPPLYQDLNAMVGDLGPKKHQPNQHVRRWPLPKDLSTLAGRQRTRWGRISSSRR, from the coding sequence ATGCCCTTCCACAAGAACGGGCCGTTGACACTCCTCCAGCATCAAGATGAACCCACACCACTGATCATGCCGAAGCGGAACGATGCCGCACATGGAAACGGGAACGGCAATGGCGTGTCCGTCGTTGGTCGCGAAACGCCGTATGAGATGTGGAAACGAACGAATGTGGTGAAACAAAAGCAGGAAGGCTATGTGACGGCCGCCATCAAGCTGTTCATGGGAGATATTACTCGTGAGCAGATGTTGTTTGTGGCAGATCTTGCCGAGCGCTATTCGAACGGGAATCTTCGCACCACCATCAACCAGAACATAGTGATCCGGTGGATTCCCGCCGATCAGGTTCCCCAGCTTTATGAGGATCTGGCCTCACAGGGGTTGGCCGATCCTGGGGCGGAACTGGTCGAGGATATTATCGCCTGCCCAGGCACCGATACCTGCGGCTTGGGTATCACGTCATCAAAGGGGCTCGCGCGGGCCTTGGCCGAAGTCTTTCCTGCTGGGCGGGTGCCTGACGACCTGGCCGGGGTCGATGTCAAAATCAGCGGGTGTCATAACTCTTGCGCACAACACCATATCTCGACGATCGGGTTGCACGGGGTTGGAAAGCGCCTGGGTGAGCATGTCGCGCCACACTACGAACTGCATCTCGGTGGGTCGGTCAACGGCACGGCCAAGATTGGGCAGATGACGGTGAAGTTGCCTGCGAAAGCGGTTCCGGCGGCGATCTCCCATTTGATCGATGTATACCGGCGTGATCGTCAACCGAACGAAAACCTCTCGAAGTTCATCGCCAGAATGGGCAAGAGTAAACTGAAAGATGAACTGATCCCCTACACGATCGTGCCGTCGTTTCAAGAGGACTCGACGTTCTACTACGACTGGGAAGGCGAAGAAGAGTTCATTCTTGAAGATCTCGGTCCCGGCGAATGCGCCGGCGGTGCGCTCGAGATGATCGAAAATGGCATTCTTGAGGCAGACCAAGAGCTCTATCAAGCCAGGTTGCTGGTTGAGAAGCATCAATACTCCGTATCGGTGAACAAATCCTATCGCGCCGTTTTGGCCGCGGCCAAGGCATTGTTAGTGACCGAAGGGCTGGAGCCGTCGACGGACTCCGAGACGTTTCTTGAGTTCGACAGCCGGATCGCTCAGAAGGGAATCGTGCCGCCTCTTTATCAGGACCTCAACGCAATGGTCGGCGATCTGGGCCCCAAGAAACATCAGCCGAATCAGCACGTGAGAAGATGGCCTTTGCCAAAGGATTTGTCGACGCTTGCCGGACGGCAACGGACCAGATGGGGAAGGATCTCAAGCTCTCGGCGGTAA
- a CDS encoding sulfurtransferase TusA family protein, which produces MGKDLKLSAVKEEPLPVVPAPVEPKPAAPAPTGAPVYDLRGVACPMNYVKTKLKLEMMDAGEKLEVWLDAGEPIKNVPMSLKNDGHKLLIQEALEPEATHYRILVEKVEG; this is translated from the coding sequence ATGGGGAAGGATCTCAAGCTCTCGGCGGTAAAGGAAGAACCACTGCCGGTCGTGCCTGCACCAGTCGAACCCAAACCGGCCGCACCAGCTCCGACTGGAGCTCCAGTCTATGATCTGCGAGGCGTGGCCTGTCCCATGAACTATGTGAAGACGAAGTTGAAGCTGGAAATGATGGACGCCGGTGAGAAGCTGGAAGTCTGGCTGGATGCGGGCGAGCCGATCAAGAATGTGCCCATGAGTCTGAAGAATGATGGGCATAAGTTGCTGATCCAAGAAGCGCTTGAGCCGGAAGCGACCCATTATCGGATACTGGTGGAAAAGGTCGAAGGGTAA
- a CDS encoding sulfate adenylyltransferase subunit 2, producing MKHLRQLEDQSVYIFREAYKHFDNLAMLWSMGKDSTVLLWLARKAFFGHVPFPLLHVDTSYKIPAMIEYRDRLAREWRLNLVVGQNKEALAAGMNHEMGRVVCCTALKTNGLKQLLETKGYTGVILGVRADEEGTRAKERYFSPRDKHGDWDFRDQPPELWDQYKTTFPPGTHIRIHPLLDWTEINIWEYIKLENIPFIDLYLDKGEGTRYRSLGCAPCTTPIQSTAKNVDDIIEELRHTTVAERSGRAQDEGRGMELLRKDGYM from the coding sequence ATGAAACACCTTCGGCAACTTGAAGATCAAAGCGTCTATATCTTTCGAGAAGCGTATAAGCATTTCGATAATCTCGCCATGCTCTGGTCGATGGGGAAAGATTCGACGGTGTTGCTTTGGTTGGCCCGCAAGGCGTTCTTTGGGCATGTGCCCTTTCCGCTCCTGCACGTCGATACCAGCTATAAGATCCCGGCCATGATCGAGTACCGCGATCGGCTGGCGCGAGAATGGCGGTTGAATCTGGTCGTCGGCCAGAACAAGGAAGCCTTGGCTGCCGGCATGAATCACGAGATGGGCCGCGTGGTGTGTTGTACCGCTTTGAAGACGAACGGCCTCAAGCAATTGCTGGAAACCAAAGGGTATACCGGCGTCATCCTTGGCGTCCGGGCGGACGAAGAGGGGACTAGGGCCAAGGAGCGCTATTTTTCTCCGCGAGATAAACACGGTGACTGGGATTTCCGGGATCAGCCGCCTGAGCTGTGGGATCAGTACAAGACGACGTTCCCTCCCGGGACACATATTCGCATTCACCCGCTGTTGGATTGGACCGAGATCAACATTTGGGAGTACATCAAGCTCGAGAATATTCCGTTCATCGACTTGTATCTCGACAAGGGCGAAGGGACGCGCTACCGCAGCCTGGGCTGTGCGCCTTGCACGACACCGATTCAATCAACCGCGAAGAACGTGGATGACATCATTGAAGAACTCCGCCATACCACGGTAGCTGAACGGTCAGGCCGTGCGCAGGACGAAGGGCGTGGGATGGAGTTGCTGCGTAAAGACGGGTACATGTAA
- a CDS encoding adenylyl-sulfate kinase — protein MKMTQTDTKPSENLNIVIVGHVDHGKSTLLGRLYADTGSLPDGKLEKVQAICKQQGKEFEYAFLFDAFLEEQEQGITIDTARTFFMWKGRQYIIIDAPGHKEFLKNMISGAARAEAALLLIDALEGVKEQSKKHGYLLSLLGVRQFAVVVNKMDLVGYRQDVFDGIEKEYREFLGQFKAVPSQFIPVSAKLGDNIANRSATMSWYSGPTVLETLGGFGKEAARSEQPLRLPVQDVYKFDARRIITGRITAGRLKVGDHLVFSPSNKRANIRTVEAFNVEPQPTEGQAGQSIGVALDEQIFVERGEIASTQDNLPQVSTAFRANVFWLGKRPLEKGRKYLLRVATKEVDCEVASIHRIIDTMDLAQQQGSSTVSKNQVAELTLRTKVPVAFDLSASFEATGRFVLVDEYDIAGGGIITELVHDDQEFLREEARRRDFAWIKGEVTIENRAQQYGHRAAVVLITGGRHTGKSFLARKLEGRLVADGRHAYLLDGENLRRGLDADLSEAERGQTTEMARRYGEVARLLTDTGLIVVSTTNPFGLAYREASEAIRTLVHPVPVIAVHMSKATEELPPSTDVILTGPTDFDAATARVLDELKRRGVLAQAIGAKPVFQYSI, from the coding sequence ATGAAAATGACACAGACCGATACCAAGCCTTCTGAGAATTTGAACATCGTGATCGTTGGGCATGTGGATCATGGCAAGTCCACCCTGCTGGGAAGACTCTATGCCGATACGGGGTCACTGCCGGACGGGAAACTGGAAAAAGTCCAGGCGATCTGCAAACAGCAGGGGAAAGAATTCGAATACGCATTCCTCTTTGATGCGTTTCTTGAGGAACAGGAGCAGGGAATTACGATCGATACGGCCCGCACGTTTTTCATGTGGAAAGGCCGTCAATATATCATCATCGATGCGCCGGGCCACAAAGAATTTCTCAAGAATATGATCTCCGGAGCCGCGCGTGCCGAAGCGGCGTTGCTCTTGATCGATGCCTTGGAAGGTGTCAAAGAGCAATCGAAGAAGCATGGCTATCTCTTGTCGCTCCTAGGCGTCAGACAGTTTGCGGTCGTGGTCAACAAGATGGATCTGGTTGGGTACCGCCAGGATGTGTTTGACGGGATAGAAAAAGAGTATCGGGAGTTTCTGGGGCAGTTCAAAGCTGTGCCGTCGCAATTTATTCCGGTCAGCGCCAAGCTCGGCGACAATATTGCGAATCGCAGTGCAACCATGTCGTGGTACAGCGGGCCGACCGTCCTTGAGACGCTCGGTGGGTTTGGCAAAGAAGCGGCTCGCTCGGAACAGCCGCTGCGATTGCCCGTGCAGGACGTCTATAAGTTCGATGCGCGCCGCATCATTACTGGTCGGATTACCGCTGGGCGGCTCAAAGTCGGCGATCACCTGGTCTTTTCCCCGTCCAACAAGCGAGCCAACATCCGGACGGTAGAAGCCTTCAATGTTGAGCCGCAGCCGACGGAAGGTCAGGCGGGACAGTCGATTGGTGTGGCGCTTGATGAGCAGATTTTTGTGGAGCGTGGTGAGATTGCCTCCACACAAGACAATCTTCCTCAGGTTTCTACGGCCTTCCGGGCCAACGTCTTCTGGTTGGGGAAACGACCGTTGGAAAAGGGGCGGAAATATCTTTTACGCGTTGCCACAAAAGAGGTGGACTGCGAAGTCGCTTCGATCCATCGGATCATCGATACGATGGATTTGGCCCAGCAACAAGGCAGTAGCACGGTCAGTAAGAACCAGGTTGCTGAATTGACCTTGCGCACAAAAGTCCCGGTCGCGTTCGATCTCTCGGCCTCGTTCGAGGCGACCGGTCGTTTCGTCCTGGTTGATGAGTATGATATTGCGGGCGGTGGGATTATCACTGAACTGGTCCATGACGACCAGGAGTTTCTCCGCGAAGAAGCCAGACGACGGGATTTTGCGTGGATCAAGGGCGAAGTCACGATTGAAAATCGGGCGCAACAATATGGCCATCGTGCTGCCGTTGTCTTGATTACCGGAGGTCGGCACACCGGGAAATCATTCTTGGCCAGAAAGCTCGAGGGCCGTCTGGTAGCGGATGGGCGTCACGCCTACCTGTTGGATGGAGAAAATCTTCGACGTGGTCTTGATGCGGACCTAAGCGAAGCCGAGCGCGGACAAACGACAGAAATGGCTCGACGCTATGGTGAAGTGGCGCGGCTACTCACCGATACGGGCCTCATTGTGGTCTCCACGACTAATCCCTTCGGCCTGGCCTATCGCGAAGCCTCAGAAGCCATTAGGACACTTGTGCATCCCGTCCCAGTGATCGCCGTGCATATGAGCAAGGCCACTGAAGAGCTGCCGCCGAGCACCGACGTGATCCTCACCGGTCCCACCGATTTCGATGCGGCGACCGCCAGAGTTCTCGACGAACTGAAACGCCGTGGTGTTTTGGCCCAGGCGATCGGTGCGAAGCCGGTCTTCCAGTATTCGATCTAA
- a CDS encoding OmpA family protein, with product MQGKDPFLVLLGVFILSMTWFFCGKGSVTSSSPVALEHPADIPPSAQKITAPPTLTPPVPLVSAPAVLKKKIDDLLREDTIQFRINSATLLPDGKAVLNRVATVLHEDPTVAFEVGGHTDNIGLEQANWVLSEQRAETVVEYLIAQGIAAERLTPKGYGASRPLVESAAAEGHWQNRRIEFSVGVRERSHDVCALDLLALDGVGSRTSWVGDQGSGAGNGDRRQAS from the coding sequence ATGCAGGGAAAAGACCCGTTCTTGGTACTTCTCGGGGTATTCATTCTGAGTATGACGTGGTTTTTCTGTGGCAAGGGGTCGGTGACGTCATCTTCTCCGGTTGCATTGGAACACCCGGCTGACATTCCTCCATCGGCTCAAAAAATCACGGCCCCACCGACATTGACTCCACCAGTACCGCTGGTGTCCGCACCGGCAGTATTGAAAAAAAAGATCGATGATCTGTTGAGAGAAGATACGATTCAATTCCGAATCAACAGCGCGACCCTTCTGCCGGATGGTAAAGCCGTGCTAAACCGTGTGGCTACCGTGTTACACGAGGACCCAACTGTGGCCTTTGAAGTCGGCGGTCATACAGACAACATTGGGCTGGAGCAGGCGAATTGGGTGCTTTCGGAACAGCGTGCCGAAACCGTCGTCGAGTATCTGATTGCGCAAGGAATCGCCGCTGAACGACTGACCCCGAAAGGGTATGGAGCGTCGCGCCCACTCGTTGAAAGTGCCGCTGCTGAGGGGCACTGGCAAAACCGTAGAATCGAATTTTCCGTCGGAGTAAGGGAGCGCAGCCATGATGTCTGCGCACTGGACCTGCTGGCTCTGGACGGTGTTGGGAGCCGGACTTCTTGGGTGGGGGATCAAGGGAGTGGTGCTGGGAACGGTGATCGACGACAAGCGTCGTGA
- a CDS encoding PCP reductase family protein, which produces MGLTNSGKPTNGGPAEFSWTPDAKEKLDRLPAFVKPMVQSSVEGYARKQGFTTITLQVMDDSKNYSPEGMSWSQEAEQRLENIPDFIRPMARKEVERMAKERGASTITAQVMDEAKDKFMKFM; this is translated from the coding sequence ATGGGCTTGACCAACTCGGGGAAGCCAACCAATGGTGGACCTGCTGAGTTCAGCTGGACTCCCGATGCCAAAGAAAAGCTTGATCGCCTTCCGGCCTTCGTGAAACCGATGGTCCAAAGTAGCGTGGAGGGGTACGCGCGGAAGCAAGGGTTTACCACGATCACCCTGCAAGTGATGGATGATTCCAAAAACTATTCGCCCGAAGGCATGAGCTGGTCACAGGAGGCGGAACAGCGGTTGGAAAATATTCCTGACTTCATCCGCCCGATGGCCCGGAAAGAGGTTGAACGTATGGCCAAGGAACGTGGCGCCTCGACGATTACAGCGCAGGTGATGGACGAGGCCAAAGACAAGTTCATGAAGTTCATGTGA
- a CDS encoding YebC/PmpR family DNA-binding transcriptional regulator — MGGHSHWATIKRHKGAQDAKRGKIFTRIIRELTIAARGGGDPDGNPRLRLAIAKAKEANMPGDTMKKAIQRGTGELPGVAYEEFSLEGYGPGGTAVLLEITSDNRNRTVAEIRSLFTKNHGNMAEAGAVAWQFQKKGLVTIETGKVEEDALLSLALDAGAEDVKVGEKSYEVLTGPQDFEAVKKALADANIETTLAEITYVPQNTIRLEEKSAEQMLKLMEIMDEHDDVQKVHANFDIPDDVMEKVAATAAG, encoded by the coding sequence ATGGGTGGACATAGTCATTGGGCGACAATCAAACGGCACAAAGGGGCCCAAGATGCCAAGCGGGGGAAGATTTTTACCCGCATCATCAGAGAGCTGACGATCGCAGCTCGTGGAGGCGGTGATCCAGACGGCAATCCCCGGCTGCGCCTGGCCATCGCCAAGGCTAAGGAAGCCAATATGCCTGGCGATACGATGAAGAAAGCCATCCAGCGAGGCACAGGGGAACTGCCCGGCGTGGCCTATGAAGAGTTTTCCTTGGAAGGCTATGGCCCAGGAGGGACAGCCGTGCTACTCGAAATCACCAGTGATAACCGGAATCGGACGGTTGCGGAGATCCGAAGTCTGTTCACCAAGAACCATGGGAACATGGCTGAAGCCGGTGCCGTCGCGTGGCAGTTTCAGAAGAAGGGGCTTGTGACGATTGAAACGGGGAAGGTCGAGGAAGATGCCCTACTTTCACTCGCGCTCGACGCCGGAGCGGAAGACGTAAAGGTCGGTGAAAAGAGTTACGAGGTGCTCACGGGTCCGCAAGATTTTGAGGCGGTGAAGAAGGCCCTGGCAGATGCCAATATCGAGACGACGCTTGCTGAAATCACGTATGTCCCACAAAATACCATTCGGTTAGAAGAAAAATCCGCTGAGCAAATGTTGAAGTTGATGGAAATCATGGACGAACATGACGACGTGCAAAAAGTGCATGCCAATTTTGACATTCCAGATGACGTCATGGAAAAAGTCGCTGCGACCGCAGCAGGCTGA
- the ruvA gene encoding Holliday junction branch migration protein RuvA: MIAFLTGRLAFKAPTHLTLDVQGVGYEVHIPLSTYYALPNLGDVTALNIHTHLREDAIQLFGFLSQSEKESFLLLTSVSGIGPKLALSVLSSLSMMDLVHAIRTEDVDKLATVPGIGKKSAGRIALELKDKVDKIHGAYPQSTAADASDAEGPYQDAFSALINLGYRAQDVKDALKRVRKATEGPLALKELIREGLKELSRG; this comes from the coding sequence ATGATCGCCTTTCTCACGGGGCGGTTGGCATTCAAAGCACCCACCCACCTCACGCTCGATGTGCAGGGGGTCGGGTATGAAGTCCATATTCCACTCAGCACCTATTACGCCCTGCCGAACCTCGGCGATGTCACCGCCCTAAACATTCATACGCATCTTCGTGAGGATGCAATCCAGCTGTTCGGGTTTCTCTCGCAAAGTGAAAAGGAATCGTTTTTGTTGCTGACGAGTGTGTCGGGCATCGGGCCAAAGCTCGCCCTGAGCGTGCTGTCCAGCCTGTCGATGATGGATTTGGTTCATGCCATTCGAACGGAGGATGTCGACAAGCTAGCCACTGTACCCGGTATCGGAAAGAAATCAGCCGGTCGGATTGCGCTGGAATTGAAGGACAAGGTTGACAAGATTCACGGTGCCTACCCCCAGTCTACCGCTGCAGACGCATCAGATGCGGAGGGACCCTATCAGGACGCGTTTTCCGCTCTGATAAACTTAGGCTATCGCGCCCAGGACGTCAAAGATGCCTTGAAGCGTGTGAGGAAGGCCACCGAAGGCCCTCTGGCGTTGAAAGAGCTCATACGCGAAGGCCTCAAGGAACTTTCAAGGGGGTAA
- the ruvB gene encoding Holliday junction branch migration DNA helicase RuvB: MTDRLVTSRATDEERGLENVLRPQTLDEYVGQEKMKESLRICIEAATQRGEALDHAIFYGPPGLGKTTIAHIIAREMGATLRSTSGLVLAHAGDLAAILTNLQAHDVLFIDEIHRLPASVEEALYPAMEDFQLDLVIGQGPAARTVKLDLPPFTLVGATTRAGSLTSPLRDRFGLVYRLEFYEPAELEAIVVRSAGVLGVRINRDGAAEIAHRARGTPRIVNRLIKRIRDYAQVKADGQITKQVAQEGLAWLGIDEAGFDDMDRKILLTIIEKFNGGPVGVDSLAATVQEDKGTIEDVYEPYLIQAGFLDRTGRGRQVTRLAYDHFKRSSPFLM, translated from the coding sequence ATGACCGATCGACTGGTGACCAGCCGTGCCACTGATGAAGAACGAGGCTTGGAGAATGTGCTCAGGCCTCAGACTCTCGATGAGTATGTGGGCCAAGAAAAAATGAAGGAGTCGCTTCGGATTTGTATCGAAGCAGCTACACAACGGGGCGAGGCGCTCGACCATGCGATCTTTTACGGCCCCCCCGGCCTTGGGAAGACGACCATCGCACACATTATTGCCCGGGAGATGGGAGCCACCTTACGGTCGACCTCCGGGTTGGTCCTCGCCCATGCAGGTGATCTCGCCGCAATTCTGACTAATCTCCAAGCGCATGATGTGCTCTTTATCGATGAGATTCACCGGTTGCCCGCGTCGGTTGAAGAAGCGTTGTATCCGGCGATGGAAGACTTTCAACTGGATTTGGTCATAGGTCAAGGTCCTGCCGCGAGGACGGTGAAGCTCGACCTTCCCCCTTTTACGCTGGTGGGAGCGACGACGCGGGCTGGGTCGCTCACCTCGCCTCTCCGAGATCGATTTGGGTTGGTGTATCGACTGGAATTTTATGAGCCGGCTGAGTTAGAGGCAATCGTCGTAAGATCTGCCGGTGTGCTTGGGGTGAGAATCAATCGCGACGGGGCGGCAGAGATCGCACATCGTGCACGGGGAACCCCACGGATCGTCAATCGGTTGATCAAGCGTATCCGAGACTATGCTCAGGTCAAGGCGGATGGACAGATTACCAAGCAGGTCGCGCAAGAAGGGCTGGCCTGGTTGGGGATCGATGAAGCCGGGTTTGATGACATGGATCGCAAAATTCTCCTGACGATCATAGAGAAGTTCAACGGGGGTCCGGTCGGTGTCGATTCTCTGGCAGCGACGGTCCAGGAAGATAAGGGCACGATCGAGGACGTCTACGAACCCTATCTGATCCAAGCTGGTTTCCTCGATCGGACTGGTCGTGGCCGTCAAGTTACTCGACTCGCCTATGACCATTTCAAACGGTCCTCTCCGTTCCTGATGTAA
- the pheA gene encoding prephenate dehydratase, protein MPRDMLEYRKEIDRIDDEILRLLNERSKSVIEIGKIKKEKDADANLHIAGREAEIVDRLTKHNTGPFPSEAIRSVYREIMSASLSLESPQKVAYLGPRATFTHMAGMQKFGSSVQYVPVHSIKEVFSEVERGRANFGVVPIENTTEGVVNHTLDMFVDSNLLIYGEILQEVSHHLLSKSGLMEDVKKIYSHSHALAQCRNWLETNLRHVPAVEVASTARAAELCTDEPASAAIASELAGQLYGLKVIKSRIEDNLNNFTRFLILSTKPSERTGKDKTSLMLSVKDKVGALYDLLRPFASHGISMTKIESRPSQRKAWEYIFFVDVEGHINEERVGRAVEEVKGRCLFMKTLGSYPVHT, encoded by the coding sequence ATGCCAAGAGACATGTTGGAATACCGTAAGGAAATCGATAGGATCGATGATGAGATCCTTCGTTTGCTCAATGAGCGGTCAAAGAGTGTCATTGAGATCGGCAAGATCAAGAAAGAAAAGGATGCCGATGCCAATCTCCACATCGCCGGGCGAGAGGCCGAAATCGTTGACCGATTGACCAAACACAATACCGGGCCGTTCCCGAGTGAAGCTATTCGGTCGGTGTATCGAGAAATCATGTCGGCTTCTCTCTCACTGGAGTCGCCACAGAAGGTGGCTTACTTGGGGCCTCGAGCGACGTTTACGCACATGGCCGGCATGCAGAAGTTCGGTTCATCGGTTCAATACGTCCCGGTTCACAGCATCAAAGAAGTGTTCAGCGAGGTCGAGCGAGGTCGAGCCAACTTCGGAGTCGTACCGATCGAAAACACGACGGAAGGTGTCGTCAATCACACGCTCGACATGTTCGTTGATTCTAATTTGTTGATCTATGGTGAAATTCTTCAGGAGGTCTCCCATCACCTTTTGTCCAAGTCTGGGTTGATGGAGGACGTGAAGAAAATCTATTCTCATTCGCATGCCCTTGCCCAATGCCGGAATTGGCTTGAGACAAATCTTCGGCATGTGCCGGCGGTCGAAGTCGCCAGCACGGCACGGGCGGCCGAACTCTGCACCGATGAGCCTGCTTCGGCAGCCATTGCATCGGAATTGGCCGGGCAGCTGTATGGGCTCAAAGTGATTAAATCTCGCATCGAAGATAATCTCAATAATTTCACGCGCTTCCTCATCCTGTCGACGAAGCCTTCGGAACGGACCGGCAAGGATAAAACGTCGTTAATGTTATCGGTCAAGGATAAAGTGGGGGCGCTGTATGACTTACTTCGACCCTTTGCCTCGCATGGAATTAGCATGACCAAGATTGAATCCAGGCCGTCTCAACGAAAGGCATGGGAATACATTTTCTTCGTGGATGTCGAGGGTCATATCAATGAGGAGCGGGTCGGCAGGGCCGTGGAAGAAGTCAAGGGGCGCTGTCTGTTCATGAAAACACTCGGGTCGTACCCCGTTCACACCTGA